In Pedobacter sp. WC2423, the following are encoded in one genomic region:
- a CDS encoding winged helix-turn-helix transcriptional regulator, protein MYQKKIVQNYDCGLDLVGEILYGKWKIRLLYFINDGHIRPSQLQRKIPGASRRVLNVQLNELEKHELISKVIFPVLPPKVEYSLTVFGKTLIPLIHSIGLWGDEHEEKLRGILTKK, encoded by the coding sequence ATGTATCAGAAAAAGATTGTGCAGAACTATGATTGCGGACTTGATTTAGTAGGGGAGATTTTATATGGGAAGTGGAAAATAAGATTACTTTATTTTATCAATGATGGACATATCCGGCCCAGTCAGCTGCAAAGAAAAATTCCTGGAGCCTCACGCCGGGTTTTAAATGTTCAGTTAAACGAGCTGGAAAAACACGAACTTATTTCGAAAGTTATTTTTCCAGTGCTTCCACCAAAAGTAGAGTACAGTTTGACTGTATTTGGAAAGACCCTGATTCCATTAATTCATTCCATAGGGTTATGGGGCGATGAACATGAAGAGAAATTAAGAGGAATACTTACAAAAAAATAG
- a CDS encoding LacI family DNA-binding transcriptional regulator, producing the protein MFEPFTLKDIAKALGLSTSTVSRALRDTHEISPETKKLVLDYAQKINYRPNPIALSLKERRSKSIGVSLSEVANQYFAQVVNGIESIAYDRGYHVIITQTHEFYAREKVNIQHLASRSVDGLLVSLSAETTDTSYLQHLHERGLPMVFFDRVTDQINTHQIIANNEKGSFEATEYLINQGCKRIAHLTSSAHLSISVERLNGYKQALAKYNLPFNEAYIKYCEHGGMFQEETDTAIRELMNLKEKPDGIFVASDRLSIGALAVFKELKIKVPKEMVITGFCNADVLDLMCPTLTSVRQPAFEMGQLATDMLLNLIESKYPVHDFEKKILDTSLWVRNS; encoded by the coding sequence ATGTTTGAGCCCTTTACTTTAAAAGATATTGCCAAGGCATTAGGCCTTTCTACCTCCACTGTTTCCAGAGCACTGCGTGATACGCATGAAATCAGTCCAGAGACAAAAAAGCTGGTGCTGGACTATGCGCAAAAAATCAATTACCGCCCAAACCCTATTGCCTTAAGTTTAAAAGAGCGCAGAAGTAAATCTATCGGGGTTTCTTTAAGTGAAGTAGCGAATCAGTATTTCGCCCAGGTAGTCAATGGAATCGAATCTATTGCTTATGACCGTGGTTATCATGTGATCATTACGCAGACACATGAGTTCTATGCGCGTGAAAAGGTGAACATCCAGCATTTAGCTTCCAGATCGGTTGATGGTTTACTGGTTTCGTTATCTGCCGAAACTACTGACACTTCTTATCTTCAGCATTTACATGAGCGGGGTTTGCCTATGGTATTTTTTGACCGGGTAACTGATCAGATCAACACACATCAGATCATTGCAAACAATGAGAAAGGTTCATTTGAAGCGACGGAATATCTGATTAATCAGGGTTGCAAACGCATTGCTCATTTAACAAGTTCAGCTCATCTATCCATTAGTGTAGAGCGCTTAAACGGATATAAACAGGCTTTAGCGAAATATAACCTGCCCTTTAATGAGGCTTATATCAAATATTGTGAACATGGAGGGATGTTTCAGGAAGAAACAGATACGGCGATCAGAGAATTGATGAACCTGAAGGAAAAGCCTGATGGTATTTTTGTGGCCAGTGACCGGCTGAGTATTGGAGCACTGGCCGTATTCAAGGAGTTGAAAATTAAAGTTCCCAAAGAAATGGTCATTACCGGATTTTGTAATGCTGATGTCCTTGACCTGATGTGTCCAACACTGACTTCGGTGCGTCAGCCTGCTTTTGAAATGGGACAGCTGGCAACTGATATGCTGCTGAATTTAATAGAAAGCAAGTATCCGGTTCATGACTTCGAAAAGAAGATATTGGATACAAGCTTATGGGTTCGCAATAGTTAA
- a CDS encoding nuclear transport factor 2 family protein, with product MKKIILSLLLITSCVFAKAQETTGAASKEETEVAAVVEKLRAAMISGNKADLESVVSADLTYGHSGGKIQNRTAFVDDITSKRSDFKTIELTKQSITIQNNVAIVRHVLIADTNDGGKPAHINLGIVLVLKKEKKDWKIIARRAFHID from the coding sequence ATGAAGAAAATAATCTTATCCCTGCTTTTAATTACGTCCTGCGTGTTTGCAAAAGCTCAGGAAACAACTGGTGCTGCCTCTAAAGAAGAAACTGAAGTTGCAGCAGTTGTAGAAAAATTAAGAGCAGCTATGATCAGCGGTAACAAAGCCGACCTGGAAAGTGTAGTGTCAGCTGATTTAACCTACGGACACTCTGGTGGAAAAATTCAGAACAGAACAGCCTTTGTAGATGATATTACTTCGAAAAGATCGGATTTTAAAACGATTGAATTAACCAAACAATCGATTACTATTCAGAACAATGTAGCCATTGTACGTCATGTTTTAATTGCGGATACGAATGATGGAGGTAAACCTGCACACATTAACCTGGGAATAGTTTTAGTGCTGAAGAAAGAGAAAAAAGACTGGAAAATTATCGCAAGACGCGCATTCCATATAGACTAA
- a CDS encoding glycosyltransferase, with protein MSKKSVLIIGLVWPEPASSAAGTRIIQLINLFLSQGYEAIFASGASKSEFSFDLPAIGVTEREIKLNDSSFNTFLKETSPDVVLFDRFMVEEQYGWRVRQECPDAISILDTEDLHCLRHARQQAMKTHSPLELFTELAKREIAAILRCDLSLMISELEIEILQEQFRIDPSLLYYLPFLEEELTEKDIQEWKPFDEREGFMFIGNFLHEPNWNTVQILKTKVWPELRKKLPQAKLHIYGAYTSQKVMQLHNEKEKFYVHGRAKDARKAIAKHKILLAPIQFGAGVKGKFIDAMQVGTPAVTTSIGAEAMKGNLEWNGVIADDPFLFINRAVQLYQDKVWWFRAQQNGVKIINERYGKLMFGQAFMESLQTLSLNLTAHRKRNFFGQILQHHTANSTKYMSLWIEEKNTQKG; from the coding sequence ATGTCTAAAAAGAGTGTATTGATTATTGGATTGGTATGGCCTGAACCTGCTTCATCAGCAGCAGGTACAAGAATAATTCAGTTAATCAATCTATTTCTTTCTCAGGGCTATGAAGCCATATTTGCTTCTGGCGCTTCAAAAAGTGAATTTAGCTTTGATTTACCAGCTATCGGCGTAACCGAGCGGGAGATCAAATTAAATGATAGCAGCTTTAATACTTTTCTAAAGGAAACCAGCCCTGATGTTGTACTTTTTGACCGCTTTATGGTAGAAGAACAATACGGATGGAGAGTACGGCAGGAATGTCCGGATGCCATCAGCATACTTGATACAGAAGATCTGCATTGTTTACGTCACGCCCGTCAGCAGGCCATGAAAACACACAGTCCGCTGGAACTGTTTACTGAGCTGGCTAAAAGAGAGATTGCCGCAATATTACGCTGTGATTTGTCTTTAATGATTTCGGAACTGGAGATAGAAATTCTGCAAGAACAGTTCCGGATAGATCCGTCTTTACTTTATTATCTGCCATTTTTAGAAGAAGAACTAACCGAAAAAGATATCCAGGAATGGAAACCATTTGACGAAAGAGAAGGATTTATGTTTATTGGCAACTTTTTGCATGAACCCAACTGGAATACCGTGCAAATCTTAAAGACCAAGGTCTGGCCTGAGCTCAGGAAAAAGCTGCCACAAGCTAAACTTCATATCTACGGTGCTTACACGTCTCAGAAAGTTATGCAATTGCACAACGAGAAAGAAAAATTCTATGTTCACGGGCGTGCAAAAGATGCCAGGAAAGCCATTGCAAAACATAAAATATTACTGGCCCCTATCCAGTTTGGTGCGGGTGTTAAAGGAAAGTTTATTGATGCCATGCAGGTGGGAACGCCCGCAGTAACGACCTCTATAGGTGCTGAAGCGATGAAAGGAAACCTGGAATGGAATGGAGTGATCGCAGACGATCCTTTTCTTTTTATCAACCGGGCTGTTCAGTTATATCAGGACAAAGTCTGGTGGTTCCGGGCACAACAAAATGGAGTAAAAATCATTAATGAACGTTATGGAAAATTAATGTTTGGCCAGGCTTTTATGGAATCCCTCCAAACTTTATCATTGAATTTAACAGCTCATCGCAAGCGTAATTTCTTCGGACAGATTTTACAGCACCATACTGCAAATAGCACTAAATATATGTCGTTGTGGATCGAAGAAAAGAATACGCAAAAGGGTTGA
- a CDS encoding tRNA-(ms[2]io[6]A)-hydroxylase yields the protein MLGLKLLTDPRWANIAESNLEEILTDHAWCEQKAATNAITLIANNSEHMDLVEELTAIAIEEMQHFQMVVELIKQRGYTLGRERKDDYVGRLVKFSRRDGSRNNAFIDRLLFAAMIEARSCERFRVLSLNIKDQELAKFYHDLMISEAGHYTTFLNFARKYTIDVDVDKRWKEWLEFEGELIRSFGNKEAIHG from the coding sequence ATGCTTGGATTAAAATTGTTAACAGACCCGCGTTGGGCAAATATTGCTGAATCAAATTTAGAAGAGATATTGACTGATCATGCGTGGTGTGAGCAGAAAGCAGCAACAAATGCCATTACGCTGATTGCTAATAATTCTGAGCATATGGATTTGGTGGAAGAATTAACGGCTATTGCTATCGAAGAAATGCAGCATTTCCAGATGGTGGTAGAGCTTATCAAGCAGCGCGGTTATACTTTAGGCCGCGAACGTAAAGATGATTATGTGGGCCGTTTAGTGAAATTCAGCCGCAGAGACGGAAGCCGGAACAATGCTTTTATTGATAGGTTGTTATTTGCCGCAATGATTGAAGCGAGAAGCTGTGAACGTTTCCGGGTATTGTCTTTGAATATTAAAGACCAGGAGCTGGCGAAATTTTACCATGATTTAATGATTTCTGAAGCTGGTCATTATACGACATTTTTAAACTTTGCCCGTAAATATACGATCGATGTGGATGTGGATAAACGATGGAAAGAGTGGCTGGAATTTGAAGGCGAACTGATCCGGAGTTTTGGGAACAAAGAGGCTATTCACGGGTAG
- a CDS encoding DUF4350 domain-containing protein translates to MNKFHLIVSSVLVFTALNGHAQNKKTVMLDSYFNNETKKDTDGKLISWHYKWDEQTNSGFSLWGAEFNKAGFKTSTLYAAPTAQNLKGSSVYIIVDPDTEKESSDPKFVLAADVKAIAEWVKKGGVLVLMGNDAGNAELDHFNTLAKVFGVQFNPDSRGRVTGNQFDMGKIMVPAGDPVFKTAKQLYIKEFSSLAITTPAKSILKDKDGYDVIALSKYGKGSVIIIGDPWLYNEYTDGKKLPAAYDNLKAGTDLIHWISSLIPAGKK, encoded by the coding sequence ATGAATAAATTCCATTTGATAGTTTCCAGTGTCCTCGTTTTTACCGCTTTAAATGGTCATGCACAAAATAAGAAAACTGTAATGCTTGATTCTTATTTTAACAACGAAACTAAAAAAGACACAGATGGGAAACTCATTTCCTGGCATTATAAATGGGACGAGCAAACCAATAGCGGTTTCTCTCTGTGGGGAGCCGAATTCAACAAAGCCGGATTTAAAACTTCAACACTCTATGCAGCACCGACTGCACAAAATCTAAAAGGTTCTTCTGTTTATATTATTGTAGATCCGGATACGGAAAAAGAAAGCAGTGATCCGAAATTTGTTCTGGCAGCGGATGTTAAAGCAATTGCTGAGTGGGTTAAAAAAGGAGGTGTACTGGTATTGATGGGCAATGATGCAGGCAATGCTGAATTAGACCATTTCAATACGCTGGCCAAAGTATTCGGCGTTCAGTTTAATCCGGATAGCCGGGGAAGAGTGACTGGTAACCAGTTTGATATGGGAAAGATCATGGTGCCTGCGGGAGATCCGGTCTTCAAAACAGCGAAACAGTTGTATATCAAAGAATTCAGTAGTTTAGCAATCACTACTCCTGCAAAATCTATACTGAAAGATAAAGATGGCTATGACGTGATTGCCTTATCAAAATATGGTAAAGGATCAGTTATTATCATTGGCGATCCATGGTTATATAATGAATATACAGACGGAAAAAAGCTTCCTGCTGCCTATGATAACCTGAAAGCTGGTACTGATTTGATTCACTGGATTTCAAGCTTGATTCCAGCAGGGAAAAAATAA
- the kduI gene encoding 5-dehydro-4-deoxy-D-glucuronate isomerase, protein MAMKDMKVLHAVHPDDFKTYDTEKIRSRFLLTELKEENKANFAYTHYDRMIVGLVYPVAETVVLENYSNLRADYFLERREIGIINVGGPGSVEADGKIVEVNKLDALYLGKGVKEVKFKSAAAANPAVFYCLSTPAHQAYPVTLLVHADAISTELGSLNTANERRIIKYIHRDGIQSSQLVMGLTILANGSVWNTMPAHTHDRRMEAYFYFDVAEDQRVFHLMGQPQETRHVLMGNHDAIVSPPWSIHSGSGTQNYSFIWGMGGENLDYADMDPVAIQDIR, encoded by the coding sequence ATGGCAATGAAGGATATGAAAGTATTACATGCGGTGCATCCGGATGATTTTAAAACATACGATACAGAGAAAATCAGATCAAGATTTTTACTGACTGAACTGAAAGAAGAGAATAAGGCCAATTTCGCTTATACACATTATGACAGAATGATTGTGGGCCTGGTCTATCCGGTTGCCGAAACAGTTGTTTTAGAAAACTATTCAAATCTGCGTGCTGATTATTTTCTGGAAAGAAGAGAAATCGGGATCATCAATGTTGGTGGTCCTGGTTCAGTTGAAGCGGATGGAAAAATAGTTGAAGTCAATAAGCTGGATGCTTTATACCTTGGAAAAGGCGTAAAGGAAGTGAAATTCAAAAGTGCAGCTGCTGCAAATCCAGCAGTATTTTATTGCCTTTCTACTCCGGCACATCAGGCGTATCCTGTCACATTATTAGTTCATGCAGATGCGATTTCTACAGAATTGGGTAGCTTAAACACTGCAAATGAGCGCAGGATCATTAAGTATATTCACAGAGATGGAATTCAAAGCAGTCAATTGGTGATGGGCTTAACTATTCTGGCCAATGGAAGTGTGTGGAATACGATGCCGGCACATACGCATGACAGAAGGATGGAAGCTTATTTCTATTTTGATGTGGCTGAAGACCAGCGTGTTTTCCATTTAATGGGGCAGCCGCAGGAAACCCGCCATGTATTAATGGGCAACCATGATGCTATTGTTTCCCCGCCATGGAGTATCCATTCGGGAAGTGGTACACAAAATTATAGTTTTATCTGGGGCATGGGAGGTGAAAACCTTGATTATGCAGATATGGACCCGGTAGCAATTCAAGATATACGTTAA